A genomic region of Gemmata massiliana contains the following coding sequences:
- a CDS encoding IS66 family transposase: MKHVRRKFVAATEAGDGRAARQLELIGKLYATERALPPRPALIRTFKPSHSA, translated from the coding sequence GTGAAGCACGTGCGGCGCAAGTTCGTGGCCGCAACCGAGGCGGGCGACGGGCGCGCGGCCCGGCAACTGGAACTGATCGGGAAGTTGTACGCGACCGAACGCGCACTACCGCCGCGGCCGGCTCTCATTCGGACCTTCAAGCCTTCGCATTCGGCGTAG
- a CDS encoding site-specific integrase, with product MLLNPVASVRVERYRVIEGKTPEITVPQARCLLASIETGTLIGKRDKALIALLAYTGARRGAVAQLRIHDFRDDGTQCLLRFREKGGVKHGPPRMCRLWPSSPRPRLLSEQE from the coding sequence ATGCTCCTGAACCCGGTCGCCTCGGTCCGGGTCGAAAGGTACCGCGTGATCGAGGGCAAGACGCCCGAGATCACGGTGCCCCAGGCCCGGTGCCTGCTGGCCTCGATCGAAACCGGCACGCTCATCGGCAAGCGAGACAAGGCGCTCATCGCCCTGCTCGCCTACACGGGCGCGCGGCGCGGGGCCGTTGCCCAACTCCGCATCCACGACTTCCGGGATGACGGTACCCAGTGCCTTCTGCGGTTCCGTGAGAAAGGCGGAGTAAAACATGGTCCCCCTCGGATGTGTCGCCTCTGGCCGTCATCGCCGCGCCCTAGATTGCTGTCCGAGCAAGAGTGA
- a CDS encoding tetratricopeptide repeat protein — MLKNRGQMKEAERHYLKGLAIFQELTTKCADVPEYRVLLANTHSNLGVLLSDLDRLQEAGEHYRKGLVIRE, encoded by the coding sequence GTGCTGAAAAACAGGGGACAAATGAAGGAAGCGGAGCGGCACTACCTCAAGGGCCTGGCCATCTTCCAAGAATTGACGACTAAGTGCGCTGATGTCCCCGAGTACCGGGTTCTCCTCGCCAATACCCACTCGAACCTTGGTGTCCTACTGAGCGACCTCGACCGCCTGCAGGAGGCAGGGGAACACTACCGTAAGGGGCTAGTCATTCGCGAGTGA
- a CDS encoding tetratricopeptide repeat protein, translated as MAEFPKNPEYMNDQSSSLINLANLSRALTQLREAEKKYNEVLVVLKPLTRQRPDAPEYWGKSALTYSNLGHLLRDMHRPQEAAENYRKALGTRKMLVTRYPDVRKYRGNVAETNTHLAALSLDEQQYLQVVTLARTAI; from the coding sequence GTGGCGGAGTTTCCCAAGAACCCCGAATACATGAACGATCAATCTTCGAGCCTCATCAACCTGGCGAACCTATCCCGCGCCCTGACCCAACTCAGGGAGGCGGAAAAGAAGTACAACGAGGTGCTGGTCGTCCTGAAGCCACTGACCCGCCAGCGCCCCGACGCCCCAGAATATTGGGGCAAGTCGGCCCTCACCTACAGTAACTTGGGGCACCTGCTGCGTGACATGCACCGGCCTCAAGAGGCGGCGGAGAACTACCGCAAAGCCCTGGGCACGCGGAAAATGTTGGTAACAAGATACCCTGACGTTCGCAAGTATCGAGGGAACGTCGCTGAAACCAATACTCACCTCGCAGCTTTATCCCTTGATGAACAACAATACCTTCAGGTGGTCACTCTTGCTCGGACAGCAATCTAG
- a CDS encoding type II toxin-antitoxin system VapC family toxin, translated as MSSSVLDASALIAFLFEEPGADTVATHIPGGLVSAVNLSEVAARTLEKGMTLDRFDYELGRLSLTVVPFDATLAKVAAALRAPTRALGLSFADRACLALCLVRGIPAVTGDRDWTKANVGVEVVVF; from the coding sequence GTGAGTAGCAGTGTTCTCGACGCCTCGGCATTGATCGCGTTCCTGTTCGAGGAACCCGGAGCCGATACCGTAGCTACCCATATTCCCGGGGGCCTCGTCTCGGCCGTCAACCTGTCGGAGGTGGCGGCACGAACTCTCGAGAAAGGGATGACCCTGGACCGGTTCGATTACGAACTCGGGCGCCTGTCCCTGACTGTTGTCCCGTTCGATGCGACCCTCGCCAAGGTCGCAGCCGCGCTTCGGGCTCCGACTCGCGCCCTGGGGCTTTCGTTCGCGGACCGCGCGTGCCTCGCCCTATGCCTAGTTCGCGGGATCCCGGCCGTCACCGGGGACCGGGACTGGACCAAGGCGAACGTCGGGGTAGAAGTCGTCGTGTTCTGA
- a CDS encoding DUF1573 domain-containing protein — protein MRITNRWISRFVFGVAGVILLIACIMKILSEWSGNVNYDGRYFGGRLLVPLVAAEATLGLWLCLGLFPRAARLISAAIFAIFAIFSMYQYAIGKSSCGCFGSVSIMPLATAGLDLLIVFAMIIINPPALPKYKNQGWQIVLIILGAVAAGSVAAIAKTSKNNPENVLDPIVHSLGVVIQGQVIESKINIKNISDNKCEISHFQSSCPCLSIHPEFVAIDPGQTVSIDIRIDLAKEPDFYGNLSVEVVAAGRNGERLSRFAIDLSISKK, from the coding sequence ATGAGGATAACGAACAGGTGGATTTCGCGATTTGTTTTCGGTGTTGCTGGCGTCATATTGTTGATTGCATGTATAATGAAAATATTGAGCGAATGGTCGGGAAATGTAAATTACGACGGGCGTTATTTTGGCGGTCGTTTGTTGGTGCCTCTGGTTGCCGCGGAGGCCACACTGGGTCTATGGTTGTGTCTTGGTCTGTTCCCTAGGGCAGCTCGTTTAATTTCCGCTGCGATCTTTGCGATCTTTGCAATTTTCTCAATGTATCAATACGCTATAGGGAAATCATCATGTGGTTGTTTTGGCTCAGTATCTATTATGCCTCTCGCGACGGCAGGGCTGGATTTGTTGATTGTGTTTGCGATGATAATAATTAATCCTCCCGCGCTTCCTAAGTATAAGAATCAAGGCTGGCAAATTGTCCTCATTATTCTTGGTGCGGTGGCTGCTGGGTCCGTTGCGGCAATTGCAAAGACATCGAAAAATAATCCTGAGAACGTGCTCGACCCAATAGTTCACTCGCTAGGTGTAGTAATTCAAGGTCAAGTAATTGAATCAAAGATTAACATTAAAAATATATCTGATAACAAATGCGAAATATCTCATTTCCAGTCGAGTTGTCCATGCTTGAGTATCCATCCTGAATTTGTCGCGATAGATCCCGGCCAAACTGTATCTATTGATATTCGGATTGATTTAGCGAAAGAGCCGGATTTTTACGGCAATCTTTCTGTAGAAGTCGTGGCGGCTGGGCGAAATGGTGAGCGGTTGTCTAGATTTGCTATTGATTTATCAATAAGTAAAAAATAA